One window from the genome of Rariglobus hedericola encodes:
- a CDS encoding MazG family protein: MSAVADLRKTIAALRAPGGCPWDQEQTHATLTRCLIDEASELLDTIDRLDMPHMREELGDVLMQVVFHAQLAEEAGHFDLEAVAAEANDKLVRRHPHVFGTGDKIGTSEDVIVKWEQIKAQEKKNGPVQKGVFKDLPPRLPALMFAETIWKQIEKKNLSVDGVVDVAQVKALGAQLDEATLGRMLFELTAAARVKGLDPEGALRLHATQVMRDVEARVTSATA; this comes from the coding sequence ATGAGCGCTGTTGCCGATCTTCGCAAAACCATCGCCGCCCTCCGCGCCCCCGGCGGTTGTCCCTGGGATCAGGAGCAAACCCACGCCACGCTGACGCGTTGCCTGATCGATGAAGCCAGCGAGTTGCTCGACACCATCGACCGCCTCGACATGCCCCACATGCGCGAGGAATTGGGCGATGTGTTGATGCAAGTGGTGTTTCATGCGCAACTCGCCGAGGAGGCCGGACACTTCGATCTCGAAGCGGTCGCGGCGGAGGCCAACGACAAGCTCGTGCGCCGGCATCCGCATGTGTTCGGCACGGGCGACAAAATCGGCACGTCCGAGGACGTCATCGTGAAGTGGGAGCAGATCAAGGCGCAGGAAAAGAAGAACGGACCCGTGCAAAAAGGTGTCTTCAAGGACCTGCCGCCGCGACTGCCGGCGTTGATGTTTGCCGAGACGATCTGGAAACAAATCGAAAAGAAAAACCTGTCCGTCGACGGCGTGGTCGATGTCGCCCAAGTGAAAGCGCTCGGCGCACAGCTCGACGAGGCGACGCTCGGGCGGATGTTGTTCGAACTCACGGCGGCGGCGCGCGTCAAGGGACTTGATCCCGAAGGTGCGTTGCGGCTCCACGCCACGCAGGTCATGCGCGATGTCGAAGCCCGCGTTACATCCGCCACCGCCTGA
- a CDS encoding GxxExxY protein, with amino-acid sequence MSTNSAQGVFEQEGYDFMAACFEVYNQLGHGFLEEVYQESLELELTERAIPFTAQARLQLFYKGRPLRKYYEADLIVIGEIVVEIKAVKTLLPEHEAQLINYLRATKKRVGYIVNFGAQPSLEWKRRIL; translated from the coding sequence ATGAGCACTAATTCAGCACAGGGTGTATTCGAGCAAGAGGGCTATGACTTCATGGCTGCTTGCTTCGAGGTTTATAACCAGCTCGGCCACGGATTCCTTGAAGAAGTATATCAGGAAAGCTTGGAACTTGAACTCACCGAACGGGCGATTCCTTTTACCGCTCAAGCCCGACTCCAACTTTTCTACAAAGGACGGCCGCTCCGAAAATATTACGAAGCGGACCTCATCGTAATCGGAGAAATTGTCGTAGAAATCAAAGCCGTGAAAACACTTCTCCCCGAGCACGAGGCGCAGCTGATCAACTATCTCCGCGCCACCAAAAAACGTGTCGGCTATATCGTTAACTTCGGCGCCCAACCCAGCCTCGAATGGAAACGTCGAATCCTCTGA
- a CDS encoding Uma2 family endonuclease translates to MPDPYEELIDGETFIRGPLNGPHEVLCDRLHAWVARHLPANSALKLLPRRTTLTLRAGTVICPDLALVRRDNNELYLAAEVLQPGDHHPDTVLKKQVYSDCRVPRLWVVDSRYQNVEVYGSQSTGFRLEWILASHEFLTDAALNGSSYPVADIFSRH, encoded by the coding sequence ATGCCCGATCCCTACGAAGAGTTGATCGACGGCGAGACCTTCATCCGCGGCCCGCTTAACGGCCCGCACGAAGTCCTCTGCGACCGTCTCCACGCCTGGGTCGCCCGCCACCTGCCGGCCAATTCCGCGCTGAAGCTCCTGCCGCGCCGCACCACGCTCACGCTCCGAGCCGGGACCGTCATCTGCCCCGACCTCGCCCTCGTGCGTCGCGATAACAACGAGCTCTACCTCGCCGCCGAGGTGCTCCAGCCGGGCGATCATCATCCGGACACGGTCCTCAAAAAACAGGTTTACTCCGACTGCCGCGTGCCCCGTCTGTGGGTGGTCGATTCCCGTTATCAAAACGTCGAAGTTTACGGAAGTCAGTCCACCGGTTTCCGCCTTGAGTGGATCCTCGCGAGCCACGAATTCCTCACCGACGCCGCCTTGAACGGCTCAAGCTATCCCGTCGCGGATATTTTCTCGCGTCACTGA
- a CDS encoding indole-3-glycerol phosphate synthase TrpC, with product MSDKLTEIMAWKRQEIAPLIRAVSLPELAAFNAMAPKPPSFAAALRRDDGKLAVIAEIKRRSPSAGAIAATTLSATDQAINYRTAGASALSILTDEKFFGGTLDDLTGVTNFFRQDRPAIPCIRKDFMVHPIQVLQAREAGAGAILIIVRALNDDEIAALFAAAKFAGLDALFEIHNESELERAVKHGAKIIGVNNRDLAIFKCDLGLSERLIPLFPKHVIAVSESGIFTGADAARVHAAGAHAILCGEALMKAPDTAALITEFQTA from the coding sequence ATGTCCGACAAACTCACAGAGATCATGGCTTGGAAACGACAGGAGATCGCCCCGCTCATCCGCGCGGTGTCCCTGCCCGAACTGGCCGCGTTCAACGCGATGGCCCCCAAGCCCCCGTCTTTCGCCGCCGCCCTCCGCCGTGACGACGGTAAACTCGCCGTCATCGCCGAGATCAAACGCCGCTCGCCTTCCGCCGGTGCCATCGCCGCCACCACGCTCTCCGCGACCGATCAGGCCATCAACTACCGCACCGCCGGCGCTTCCGCCCTGTCCATCCTCACCGACGAAAAATTCTTCGGCGGCACGCTCGACGACTTGACCGGCGTGACGAATTTCTTCCGCCAAGACCGCCCCGCCATTCCGTGTATTCGCAAGGATTTCATGGTTCACCCCATCCAGGTCCTTCAGGCCCGCGAAGCCGGCGCCGGCGCCATCCTCATCATCGTGCGCGCCCTCAATGACGACGAGATCGCCGCGCTCTTCGCCGCCGCCAAATTCGCCGGACTCGATGCCCTCTTCGAGATTCACAACGAGTCCGAACTTGAGCGCGCGGTGAAACACGGCGCAAAGATCATCGGCGTGAACAACCGCGACCTCGCCATCTTCAAGTGCGACCTCGGTCTGAGCGAACGACTCATACCCTTGTTCCCGAAACACGTGATCGCCGTCAGCGAGAGCGGCATCTTCACGGGTGCCGACGCCGCCCGCGTCCACGCCGCCGGCGCCCACGCCATCCTCTGCGGCGAAGCCCTCATGAAGGCCCCCGACACCGCCGCCCTGATTACGGAATTTCAAACCGCGTGA
- the rsmA gene encoding 16S rRNA (adenine(1518)-N(6)/adenine(1519)-N(6))-dimethyltransferase RsmA — MPLSPSATRDLLDQLGHFPKRALGQNFLVDGNIVLKSLELAGVRAGDTVVEVGPGLGTLTTAILETGADLWAVEFDRHLHAHLEATLLPRFPNTFHLLEGDAVDQPLAALPADKAAAGFKVVANLPYAISTPWMDAVFSGPLPTNLVLMLQQEAAQRYAAKPGSKQFGAISIFLQSAYDIAPGHKVAAACFHPRPDVESYLLNLVRKPAPFVFDPEVKLLIRSCFQQRRKQLGALLRDKLPDGGAAWFVELTAAGYSPQSRAEDVPVAVWQKLQIPPAA; from the coding sequence GTGCCTCTCTCTCCTTCAGCCACCCGCGATCTCCTCGATCAACTCGGCCACTTTCCCAAGCGCGCGCTCGGGCAAAACTTCCTCGTGGACGGCAACATCGTCCTCAAGTCACTCGAACTCGCCGGCGTCCGCGCCGGTGACACAGTGGTCGAGGTCGGCCCCGGCCTCGGCACGCTTACGACCGCCATCCTCGAAACCGGCGCCGATCTCTGGGCCGTCGAGTTCGACCGCCACCTCCACGCTCACCTCGAGGCCACGCTCCTGCCCCGGTTTCCCAACACGTTCCACCTCCTCGAAGGCGACGCCGTCGATCAGCCCCTGGCCGCCCTCCCCGCCGACAAAGCCGCCGCCGGTTTCAAAGTCGTCGCCAATCTCCCCTACGCCATCTCTACCCCATGGATGGACGCGGTGTTCTCCGGTCCGTTGCCGACCAATCTCGTGCTGATGCTCCAGCAGGAAGCCGCGCAACGCTACGCCGCCAAGCCCGGCTCCAAACAATTCGGAGCCATCTCGATTTTCCTCCAGTCCGCCTACGACATCGCCCCCGGCCACAAGGTCGCCGCCGCGTGCTTCCACCCGCGCCCCGACGTCGAATCCTACTTGCTCAACCTCGTGCGCAAACCCGCGCCGTTCGTGTTCGATCCCGAGGTGAAGCTCCTCATCCGTTCCTGCTTCCAGCAGCGTCGCAAGCAGCTCGGCGCCCTCCTTCGCGACAAGCTCCCCGACGGCGGTGCCGCCTGGTTTGTCGAGCTTACCGCCGCCGGCTACAGCCCGCAAAGCCGCGCCGAGGATGTGCCCGTGGCCGTCTGGCAAAAACTGCAGATTCCACCCGCCGCCTGA